Genomic window (Alteromonas pelagimontana):
CCGAACTGGAAGCCCAGCAACGCGCAGAACAGCAACAACGCGAAGCCGAGGAAACCGCGCAGCGCCAGCAGCAATCAAGCTCAGTTAAGGAAGAAGCCAATGAGCCAGAAGCTCAAGAAACTCAAACGCAAACAGCGTCAACTCCGCAGCGTGTGGAGCTATCACAAGTTGGTTCAACAGGAACCACAACCCGCAAGCTAGGCATGATGGAAGTTAATGCCGTGGTCAGTTTTGTAGCCTGGGCCAAGCATGAAGACGCCGCCCTTGCTGACAAGCTTGATGCCCTCTATCAGCAGTATATCGAACAGCGTGAGGTGGCGTGATGAAGGAGATTAAGTTACGCCCCCGCGAAATTGATGTGTGGAACACGTCTCTTGATGGTGCGCCTTTCTCCGTAATTGCCGAGCGTCTTTTTATGACAAAGAGAACCGTTAAATGGCACATGGAGAGCATTTATCCGAAAGTTGGCGTCGCTAATCGCCTGGAGCTTGTCATTGTTCAGTATCGCGATTATGGCGGCCAATGGTTACCTGGCGGTAAAGACAGAATCAACGCCGCTATTACACCGCACTACCCTACAAAACTTAAAGCTGCTTAAGGAACTGAGATGAAAAACAGATTATCAGATTTAAACAACCATCTTTTTGCCCAGCTTGAGCGCTTAGGCGATGAGGATATTAAGGGTGAAGATCTTAAATCCGAGATTGATCGCGGCAAGGCTATGGCATCTGTTGCCAAGGAGATTGTCAGCAACACCAAACTTCGCTTCGATGCAGCAATGAAGTATGACGAAATGAGCCAAAATGCGAAGCGCCACATCGATGGCATTATGTTGGAAGATAAATCATGAGCCGATTTGTCTATTCCGTTGAGATGCTCGCATTCCTAGAAGTGGGCTTTAAGCTTTGGCGCCTGCCAAGGCTGACCGAGGAGTTCAACAAGTGGTTTGGCACAGAAAAGACGCAGAACCAAATCAAAGCTTGCCTGAATAATCACAAAATTACATCCGGACGCGATCCCGGACTGCAGCCTGGGGAGCGGGAGCTTAAGTATTCCGATGAGCAAATAACGTGGCTTAAGCGTTCGTTCAAGAAAATGTCGGTCAAAGAATTAACACCGCTATTCAATAGCAAATTTGACCTCTCTGAATCCGTTAACCAGGTAAAGGCATTTTTGAAGAACCACGGCATCACTTCTGGTAGAACCGGACACTTCAAGAAGGGCCAAGAAAGCTGGAACAAAGGCATGAAAGGCTTGCAGATTGGTGGTGAGGAAACTCGGTTTAAAAAGGGATCTACCCCGCCAAACCGGAAGCCAATAGGATCTGAGCGCATCTGCAAAAAGGACGGGTACATCTACATAAAAGTGGCAGAACGTAACCCTCACACTGGCCACCCTACCCGCTACCGCCTTAAGCAACGCTACTTATGGGAACAACATCATGGCCCCATCCCTAAAGGCATGACAGTGGCGTTCAGAGACAACGACAAGACCAACTGTGACATTGAAAATCTGATGCTCATCAGTCGCGCTCAGCTGGCAATGATTAACAGGTTTGGCTTAGCTAATTCGCCAGCAGAAATGAAGGACACGACTATCTTGTTCGCCGATTTAACTATGAAGCTGAAAGCTGCCTAAGGATTTCCAATGACACACATCGTTATCAAAACAAGTGAATTAAGCGCAGAAGATGCCGCTGATTTATCGCAGTTCCTTGAAGCTTATGAAATCCCTACTGTTGAGTCGCATGCAGAAGTGGAGCGTCTGATAGCAGAGGTTGAGCGTTTGAGGAGCGACTTAGAAGCTGAATATGAGAACGCGAAAGATGTTACTCACGATATGCGACGGTTAGAAATACGTGCCGAAGCCGCAGAGAAACGGGCTGATGAGTTAAAGGGGGAGCGAAATAATTTGCGCGAAGGGGTTAATCAGCTTTGCGTAATACATGGAATAGGAGAGAAGGCTAGAAATCTTGGAACACTATCAATTTGTGTATCAAATGCGCATCGATTTTCTGGATATCTTCACGCAGTTATCAACGCTCATTTTGTAAAAAAGAGTCCAATAGATGATGCAATGGAAAGCGCTGTTAGTGTTTGGGGCGCTAAGAGTAAAGAACATGTAGTTGAAGAGTTTGGGAGAGCACTCGCCGCCCGTGATTTGGAGACGCAGATTAAGGCGCTTGAGTCGCTACTTGAAATACCACTCTCATCATGCGGCCCTGTAAAAGTTGAAATAGTTTCTCACAGTTCGATAAAAGAGCGCATCCAACAACTACGCCAGCAACAGAAGGGGGTTCAGTGATGGAGCTTTTTAAAAACGTTGTGGACGATAAACAGAGTGCGTGGATTGAAGTTAGTGGGCCTAATGACACCCACTTAATGATTTGCAATAACGGTTATCAGTCCAGAGGTACAATAATAGGAAGTGTCGAAGTGGCTAAAGCTGCTAGGGATTCGCTTGATTCCTGGATTCAACAGCAACAGAAGGAGGGGTGATTGTGATTGTAGAAATCTTTACAAAAGAACAGATTGAGGATGTTGTTTCAATGCGAGGTGGCGGATGGAAGGCTCGCTCAAACTACAGGAAAAAATTAAAGTCCGATTCAAATGAATTAGTTCTCCTTATTATTTCTGAAATAAATAGTGAAATAAGGTCATGCAAGGCGTCCGGACTGAAAGAGCAAGATTTGCGAACACTCTACGGCTTCAAGTCAAGAATGGAAAGGAAGTTAATATATGTTTGAATTTACCAGACCGCCTGTTGTTCAAGCTCAAATTGATAAACTGCCAGAAGAATGGCCCGAACATTTATTGCGATATATAGAAAGGCTTGAGGAGGATAAACGACTACTCGACTATCTCGCATCTACTGAGCAAAGCAACGCCCACGTAATGCTCCCTACTAAATGTGTTGAGGCCAATCCCGAAAGCATGAGGAATGCAATTTTGTGCGCAATGAGTTTAAGTTGCGTTAGAGGCGACCAGATGAAGGACTCCCACAATGACTAACCCAACATACACCCGCGAAGAATACGAACGCGACATAGCTATTCGGGATGGTGCGCCTGATGGAACCATAGGAGTAAATAACTGGGCTTACAAGACCCGCTCAGGAACCCTGTACCTATTACCGGAAGGATGCTCTGATTGCTCGCTAGAATATTACCGCTCCCTCTCAGACATCAACCTCTTAATCGCCCAGTACGAGCGTGAGCAGAAGATCAAAGCGTTTGTTCGCGAAGCTGCAAGTATTTCATTCGAGGGTGGCTCAATGGACGGCGAGAATATTTATGACTGCTTGCTAGATATAGGAGCTTTAGTAGTGGAGCCATACGATCCAGAAAAACACGGCGAATGCCAATACGGTAGCGAACCCGGTGATGATTATTATGTTTTTGCAGATTGGATGAAGGACAAGACGCAACCACCACAGGAGCGCACTGATGAACAATGAATTTAACCCAACTCCATGCAGTGATTACGGTGGTTTGCTGAAGCAATTCAACTCAATGAGGAGGATGATTAAATCTCTTGAGTCTACGAAGTCAGCTATGAGTAGAAAAATTACTGAGCTGACAGGTCTTCTCTTAATGGTTAATCAGGACGAAATAAACTCACTTCGACAAACAAATGAAAGACTGACTAACAGAGTGTTAGAGCTTGAAAACCGCCCCGCTGAGGAGAGAATTAAAGAAAGAGCAGTAAAGGACTTTTTATCAAACGTCACTGAAACCGGACAATTCTCGTGGTCAGATAATCAATGGCTTGATGACTATGCAGAAGAATACGCCGACAGCCTGGAGGGTAAATCGTGAGAGAGATTAAATTTAGAGCTTGGCGCCCTGAAAAGGGTATGACTCTGACGCCAATACTGAAACGCAGCGATTACACTGGGAAAGTGTATTGTGAGGGGTTCGATAAATCAGGGAAGCTGATTCATCTTGATATGATGCAATACACCGGCCTCAATGATACCAACGGTAAAGAAATCTACGAAGGCGATATTATCGAAATTGATAAAAATCTCCCTCAGTTCAACGCTGTTGTAGCATGGAATAGCGAGTCGGCTTCGTTTAGTTGCTACCAAGCTAACGACCCGGACAAAGAGTTTTACTGCGACCACATATACGGCATCGATGCTTCGAAAGTGATCGGGAATATTTATGAGAATGCTGAGTTGTTGGGAGATAAGAGCTGATGAAAAGTTTGTGGTACACATTAAAGCCGGAGTTCCTTAGCGTTGAGGAATATCGCAGCCACCTGACAGCAGGGGGCATGGCAAAGATATTCTTTATTTCTGGCACTGCTCCAGTGAACTTCATCAATAGACGTAAAATTGAAGGCCGTCCTGTTCGCGCAAATATTAACAGCAATGGACACAGGTTATTTAAAGTGTCAGACGTCATTGCCGCGGCTAAGGCTTCAGCTAAAAAAATTACCCCTCCTATAGCTGGATTTGAAGAAAGGGAGAACGCTGAAAATCGCATTGCTGATTTGCGTGCTATAGAACAGCAGCTGGAAACCAGTATCGATGAGCTGAAAAGCAAATTGAGTAGCCTAGAGCTAGCCCAGGCTGCGGACTGCAAATTAGGCTTCGCGCTGCTTTCGCAAGAAGCTTTAGCTAAATCTGCCAGCAGAAGTATTCCTAAAAGCGGGGTTTACTTTTTACTTCAAGATGATGAGGTGGTGTATGTTGGCCAGGGTACAAGCGTTCTTACGCGTATCGGCAACCATATAGCCGATCCCGAAAAGGAATTTAACGGATACTGCTTCATTGAGTGCGAACCAGAAAGCATGAATTTACTAGAGAGTGTATATATTCATCTTTTCGCGCCCAAGCATAACGGCAGAATTGGAAGAAACATGGATAGAATACGCGCTCCTCTATCTATGAGTGCTATAAACGAAGCATTCGGCATCACTGTCGATAAGGTGGCGTGATGAAAGCATTATCCCCGACTGAATATGCCGAAGAAGTATGGGGCGGCTCAGTGACAGATAAAACAATTCGGAACTGGATTAACAAAGGGATCCCGCTCAAGGGTGTGGATAGAGTGGAAACTACCCCTACAGGCAGGTATGTTTTATTTATGAAGGAAGAGGTTAAATCAAACATTGACGCCCTCTTTGAGCAAATGAAAAGGAAGGTAGCGTAATGGCGCCACGACGAAGGCAACATGGCAACTCCGATTTACCTATTGGATTATCTCTAGTGAAGCATAGGGGTAAGTTGAAGTGGAGATACCGTACGCCAGAAGGTAAAGACGTTTGGTTCCCAGATAGCACAGCGAGGCATGAGGCATGTGAGGTTGCGAGGCGGTTCAATGCGGAGCTGCGCAACCCCCATAAAATGACCTTAACTCACAACGATAAATACAATCGCCCTTTGTCTGATTGGCTACCTAAAATCATAAAGCGGGTGAAGACTGATGAAAAGCTAAGCCCTCAGGTGATGAAAACGTTCCTCAGTAATTGCGAAAAGCTAAAGCAGTCACATGGCGATGTGTTATCGAAATCAATCACACTAGAGACAGTTAATGATTTTGTTCAAGAACATGCTGGCGATAAAAGTGTTGAAGTACAGAACAGAAAGATCATCTTCTTGAACAAGATTTTTGATTATATGGTCGACATGTCGGCAATGGATGAAAACGTAGCGCGCAAGAAGAAATTGCGCCCTGTAGCGGCGAAGAAGCGTAAGCGATTAAAGCTTGCTGATTTTCAAGCCATCCATGCTGCGGCGCCACACTATCTCAAAACAGCAATGGAGTTGGCTATTCAAACGACTCATGCCGTGCTGGAAGTTAGCCGCCTGAAATACAGCCACTGCCGGTTTTTGCCAACACCTGAGGTTATTGAAGGGATGATGGTTTTCGGCTACGTGAGGATCCACCGACAAAAGGTGCAGAAGAAAGAATCGTCGAGAGTGGAGATCCCTATCACTCAGGCGCTGAAATCCATCATTGAGCAAAGTCGAGCAGACAAGGTGTTAAGCCCTTACGTTGTTCACCGGATCAGCAGTAGCCGTGTTGTACCGAAAGAATGCGATCATCCTACTCAGATCACCAGTGAGTACATAAGCAAAGCATTCAGTGCATTGCGGGACGAATTAAAGCTATTCGAAAAGATGAATAAAGCCGAACGACCAACTTTCCACGAGATCCGCGCATTGTCGATCCATTTATTTACCCAGGCAGGTTATGACCCACAGGCAAGGGCAGCTCATGCGGATGCAAAATCAACCAAAGTTTACCAAGAAAACCATGTCGAGTGGGTGCGAGTGCCCGCTGGCGAATTGCAGATTGGATGAAAATTATGACAAGTAAAACAGTTCTTAGGGCAATGGAGTCGGAATTAAAAAAGCTAGTTAAGAAAGCCGAGACCGCAAAAAGAAAGTGCGATGAAACAATGAGTGCCGCATCTGAAATCATCGAAGTTAGAAAAAAAGCACATGAAATACTCTCTGGAGATCTTTCGGCTGATGAAAAGCTTAAACTTATCGAGCCTTTAGCTAAAAGGGAAAAGAGGGCATTTACGAACAGCAAAAGAAACCTTGTAAAGCTGATGGACGCTCAGCACGAAGCAGAAATTGAGCGTGATGAATTGATGCGAGAAATCTCCAGTTATAAATACCGAATGAACCTATCTGCAGCTTAATTTTGGATGCTGTATTAGGTTACAGAAAGGGTACAGAAAGGTTACACTTGGAATGAGCTTTGAGTGATCGGGCTGCAGCCCTTTAAAGATGGTGCGTCTAACAAGAGTCGAACTTGTGACCTCTACCATGTCAAGGTAGCGCTCTAACCAACTGAGCTATAGACGCATAAATGATGATGCCGACAAACACCGTTTGGTGAAGTCGGCGCGTATAATAGCCATGCAAAGGGGAAGGTGCAAGCAGATTTTTCTATTGTTGATGTTAACCGCTCGCGAAATAAGCAAGTCGGATCAAAACTTTGCTTAAGCTAACGGTATTACTGACAGGTAAACGGCAACGGCTTAATTTTATCCATCACTGTGCCATCGGCGGTAATTTTCATAAAGTATTCGCCAAGACGATCAGATTCTTGCAGCACCTGTTCCCAATAGCGAATGCGCGCCTTTTCGTTAAGCTTGTCAAAATCCTTTCTGTCGGGAATTTTACTGTAGGGCAATGAAGCCACAAATTCCGCCGACGGTACCAGCATTACAACATTATCGTAACTGGAAGCGTGTGGCAGTCGCTTCTTCAACCCTTTATCAAACCATCCGGGAACGGCATGGGGATAAAAATGCGGATATAACACCAAGCCCGGCTCCGGACCAAACTTCAAATCAAAGTGGTAATCGATAATTCCACCATCCCGATAAACGCCGGGCGGCGCTGCGACAATCTTTTCGACGCCATCTATAACAACCGGGATAGCGCCTGATGCCAATAACGCATCTTTGACATTGTTATATCCCAGCTCCAGCAGTTCAGTCTTAAGATGATACGGATCATCAATACTTAAGCGACTATCAGGCGCAGAAAACACGCTGCGGGAATAGTAACGCTGCAAATGCTTTCGATGAAGCGCGTTAGCTGCACCGCTCATTGCCAGGCCTGACAATTGCGACATTCGCCCTGCACTTTCCATAATTCCGTGGCAGCGAGCCGCAAAAATATGCGCTTTAAAACGTTCGTTTGTCAGCAAATCCATAATACCGTCTTCACCCAGAAGATGGTTAACCAGATGCTTGGCGCTATCAGTAATTTCTTTAGAAGTAGGTTTACGCGAATATACGGTGTGGGCGTACACATCAGCCAGGCGATTTATCGCACGTAAAGGATCTTGCTGCACCATACATGCCGCGCGAAATGCACCAGCAGATGAACCAATAATCTGGATTTGCCCGCCGCGGCGCTGAAAATATTCTGGAAACAACACCCTATCCAGCCCTGCCAGCACAAACCACTTTGGTCCACCCGAAGCTCCTAAAAAATAGTTAAACAGTAATGGATAAAAACCATGTTGCCGCAATGTAGCCAGCGCGCCTGGCCCGGCATAAATATCAAGTGGCGCCGCCAATGCCTGTTTTCCTTAACGATTGCTGAATATTTCCGTAATTTAACAGGTCACTCTTCACTTGAAAACGCCTATGGTTTTTTTCATTCTCTTCTGGCGATCATCAAAAGATGATCCTTCATATTCGAAAGGTTGATCAATTTCTTTTTATTGACTAAAAGCTCTCTTCCCAGCCTCACAATCCAGAGATTTTCTTCCTATCTATGAACCTGATGTCAAGCGATAAGTTAGCAGATACACCCGCTTTTTTTACGGTATTTCTATAGCAAGGTGTAGACACGGGCTGTGGAAAATGCTTGTGAATAGATAAATGTTATCCACTGAACAATGTTTAACCAACAAAGATAAACCATATAATTCAGTAAGTTATGATTCAGCCCCAAACTACTCAACAAACTTATCCACAGATAAAGTGGATAACACGTGGTACTTGTTTATTTATAATGATTTAATAGGTGCCTCACCCTTTTATCATGAATTCGGAATGCCTCTACAGACTCTCGCCGTTTTACCGCAGCAATTTTCTATCCACAGTGTAGAAATAGAAAAAGGGATCCCCACAATGGTTTTGGAAAGTGAGATTTATTTTATTGGAAGGACGAAGGAAGAACTGTCTATTGTCGTTCCTTCAGATATTGCAATTGAGTCGCTGGAATCTGACACCCACTGGCGCGCACTTGAGCTTATTGGTCCGCTTGAACTCTCTATGGTAGGTATTATGGCGCGAATAGGCGCAATTCTCGCGAAAGCTAAGGTAAGTATTTTTGTTGTATCCACTTTTGAAACCGATTTTTTTCTGATAAAAAACAACAAACTTAAAGACGCTATTGTTGCTCTTGAAAAGGCAGATTATTCTGTAGTACAGGAATAAATATCACTTACCATGCATTATTTTGATTCGCTAATTGCTGAAAACGCGCCTGCATCTTACGTTCATCATATTCCGATTCTTTCCCCTGTAAGCGGAACCCGCATTGCTTCACACGCTATTCCTAATGAATTAATTCGAGCTGGCATGTGGGGCAAAGGGATGGCGGTTTCACTGTCAGGCAATCAGGTTTTTGCTCCCTTTGATGGCGTAGTTGAAGCTATTCCGGCAATGGGATATGAGGTACAACTGGTGTCTCCTGCCGGGTTAAGGTTATGGATAAAAATCGGTGTGGGCACAGAAAGATTGTTGGGCGAGAGATGTGAGCGCCTGGTAAAAGTACGCAATGCTGTCACGCAAGGTACGCCACTGATGTCTTTTGACAAACGCTGGCTGAAACTCCAGCAGGTTGAACCTATTGGTGTAGTAACAATCAGGAACCTGGGTAAAATTAAGGCTTTGGTACCCTCGCATGGCCGGCAGTGCCGAGCCATGGAAGATAATCTTTTCACTGTCTATCTGTAAGTAACCTGAATTTTGATTAAGAAATCAGCTTAATATTTTAATTGTGGAATGAGTAATCCAGAGTAATTTCCGCTTTTAACAACTTGGAAATTGGGCAATTTTCTTTTGCATCTTTGGCGATAGACGAGAACTCATCTTCATCAATTCCCGAAACTTTAGCTTCCAGCGTCAGCGCTGACTGCGTCACAGTAAAACCGTCTCCGTCTTTTTCTAACGTTACAGCGGCGTCTACTTTTAATTCGCCAGTATCATAGCCAGCATCAGCCAAAGCGAAAGATAACGCCATGGCGTAACAACTGGCATGAGCGCCAGCAATCAGCTCTTCCGGATTGGTACCCGATTTATCTTCGAATCGGGTATTAAAGCCGTAAGGTTGTTCAGACATTGCTCCGCTTGCAAGGCTAACATGTCCTTGCCCGCCTTTTCCCAGAGGCTGGTAATGGGCTGATGCTGTTTTTACAATTGACATAGCTTCTCCTTAGATAGATTAATCGGAACGATTTTGGCTCGGAAATTCTACCGAGCCACATTTTCTTCACGAGTGTTGCACAACGCGTGCCCAACCGTTATTTATACCAATCCGCACTAACGCGTGCTCACTCAGCGCGAGAATTTTCAACTTTTGACAAACCAATTTCTGTAGGTTTGGTGGCGCTAGATCAAACGCAATGGGCGCAGCTTAGAAGCTGAAAAAGCCACGCCTGAAGGGAGATAGAAGAGTCGAGAATGATTCTGTCGGCAAAGGTGACGGCACGGCTTTGCGTCGGAGCAGCAACTATTATGGCTGGCGCTTTTCTCAGGGGATAATGAAGTCGATACGCTCTTCAACATGTAAGAGTTTCAACTCGGCTGTACCTTTTGCATCCATTGCAAGGTCGGGATAGACTGGCGTTACCCTTTCCTATAGTTACATGCACTATGACAACAACACTTTTTGGTATTAGCAACTGCGATACCATCAAAAAAGCGCGCAAATGGTTAAATGAAAAAGACATACATTACGTTTTTCACGATTACCGTAAAGAAGGTATCGATAAGAACTGGCTGGAAGAAACAGAAAAGCGGCTGGGTTGGGAGCAAATGCTTAATAAGCGAGGCACGACTTTTAGACAGCTTGACGACGCGCAAAAAGCCAATCTCGACAAAGACAGTGCGCTGGAGCTGATGCTTAAGCAGCCCGCTATGATTAAGCGCCCCATTCTCATTGACAACGGCAACTATGCGTTGGGCTTTAAACCTCAGGATTATACGGAGTTTTTTGCAAAATGAGTGACGTGATCGCGCTGGCAAAAAACCTGATCAACCGGCAATCAGTCACTCCTGAAGATGCAGGATGCCAGGAACTGATAAAAGAGTATCTAGACGCTGCCGGATTTAACAACGAAACCTTGATGTTTGAAGATACCACCAACTTGTGGTCGCGCAGGGGCATTGATGGTCCGGTATTTTGTTTTGCCGGGCACACTGACGTTGTTCCCAGTGGCCCTGAGGAAGCGTGGCAAACCCCGCCATTCGTTGCTACTGAAAAAGAAGGTTACCTTTTCGGCAGAGGTGCGGCAGATATGAAAGGCAGTCTTGCTGCCATGCTGATCGCCACCCGTAAATTTGTGAATCACCATCCTGATCACAGAGGCAGCATTGCTTTTCTCATCACCAGTGACGAAGAAGGCCCTTTTATCAACGGAACCACTCGGGTCATTGATACGTTAGAAGCCCGCAACGAAAAAATCACCTGGTGTGTGGTGGGCGAACCCTCCAGCACCAGCCGCGTTGGAGATATTGTTAAAAATGGCCGACGTGGCTCGCTTACCGGTGATTTAG
Coding sequences:
- a CDS encoding ACT domain-containing protein, whose amino-acid sequence is MPLQTLAVLPQQFSIHSVEIEKGIPTMVLESEIYFIGRTKEELSIVVPSDIAIESLESDTHWRALELIGPLELSMVGIMARIGAILAKAKVSIFVVSTFETDFFLIKNNKLKDAIVALEKADYSVVQE
- a CDS encoding HNH endonuclease signature motif containing protein, with the translated sequence MSRFVYSVEMLAFLEVGFKLWRLPRLTEEFNKWFGTEKTQNQIKACLNNHKITSGRDPGLQPGERELKYSDEQITWLKRSFKKMSVKELTPLFNSKFDLSESVNQVKAFLKNHGITSGRTGHFKKGQESWNKGMKGLQIGGEETRFKKGSTPPNRKPIGSERICKKDGYIYIKVAERNPHTGHPTRYRLKQRYLWEQHHGPIPKGMTVAFRDNDKTNCDIENLMLISRAQLAMINRFGLANSPAEMKDTTILFADLTMKLKAA
- a CDS encoding ArsC family reductase; its protein translation is MTTTLFGISNCDTIKKARKWLNEKDIHYVFHDYRKEGIDKNWLEETEKRLGWEQMLNKRGTTFRQLDDAQKANLDKDSALELMLKQPAMIKRPILIDNGNYALGFKPQDYTEFFAK
- a CDS encoding PTS sugar transporter subunit IIA; its protein translation is MHYFDSLIAENAPASYVHHIPILSPVSGTRIASHAIPNELIRAGMWGKGMAVSLSGNQVFAPFDGVVEAIPAMGYEVQLVSPAGLRLWIKIGVGTERLLGERCERLVKVRNAVTQGTPLMSFDKRWLKLQQVEPIGVVTIRNLGKIKALVPSHGRQCRAMEDNLFTVYL
- a CDS encoding GIY-YIG nuclease family protein — encoded protein: MKSLWYTLKPEFLSVEEYRSHLTAGGMAKIFFISGTAPVNFINRRKIEGRPVRANINSNGHRLFKVSDVIAAAKASAKKITPPIAGFEERENAENRIADLRAIEQQLETSIDELKSKLSSLELAQAADCKLGFALLSQEALAKSASRSIPKSGVYFLLQDDEVVYVGQGTSVLTRIGNHIADPEKEFNGYCFIECEPESMNLLESVYIHLFAPKHNGRIGRNMDRIRAPLSMSAINEAFGITVDKVA
- a CDS encoding helix-turn-helix transcriptional regulator, which produces MKEIKLRPREIDVWNTSLDGAPFSVIAERLFMTKRTVKWHMESIYPKVGVANRLELVIVQYRDYGGQWLPGGKDRINAAITPHYPTKLKAA
- a CDS encoding YopX family protein, whose amino-acid sequence is MREIKFRAWRPEKGMTLTPILKRSDYTGKVYCEGFDKSGKLIHLDMMQYTGLNDTNGKEIYEGDIIEIDKNLPQFNAVVAWNSESASFSCYQANDPDKEFYCDHIYGIDASKVIGNIYENAELLGDKS
- a CDS encoding site-specific integrase, with product MTLTHNDKYNRPLSDWLPKIIKRVKTDEKLSPQVMKTFLSNCEKLKQSHGDVLSKSITLETVNDFVQEHAGDKSVEVQNRKIIFLNKIFDYMVDMSAMDENVARKKKLRPVAAKKRKRLKLADFQAIHAAAPHYLKTAMELAIQTTHAVLEVSRLKYSHCRFLPTPEVIEGMMVFGYVRIHRQKVQKKESSRVEIPITQALKSIIEQSRADKVLSPYVVHRISSSRVVPKECDHPTQITSEYISKAFSALRDELKLFEKMNKAERPTFHEIRALSIHLFTQAGYDPQARAAHADAKSTKVYQENHVEWVRVPAGELQIG
- a CDS encoding OsmC family protein; translated protein: MSIVKTASAHYQPLGKGGQGHVSLASGAMSEQPYGFNTRFEDKSGTNPEELIAGAHASCYAMALSFALADAGYDTGELKVDAAVTLEKDGDGFTVTQSALTLEAKVSGIDEDEFSSIAKDAKENCPISKLLKAEITLDYSFHN